In Lagopus muta isolate bLagMut1 chromosome 20, bLagMut1 primary, whole genome shotgun sequence, the following proteins share a genomic window:
- the TXNDC17 gene encoding thioredoxin domain-containing protein 17, with protein sequence MGWEEKQVRGYGEFVQTAQRYHGRPIFALFCGDKDAEGRSWCPDCVTAEPVVRNELHNMPDESVFIYCLVGDRAYWKDPNNEFRKNLKLTGVPTLLKYGTPQKLVEEECFKADLVRMLFTED encoded by the exons ATGGGCTGGGAGGAGAAGCAGGTCCGCGGGTACGGCGAATTCGTGCAGACGGCGCAGCGCTACCACGGCCGGCCGATCTTCGCGCTCTTCTGCGGCGACAAGGATGCCGAGGGCCGGAGCTGGTGCCCGGACTGCGTGACTG CTGAACCAGTTGTGAGGAACGAACTTCATAACATGCCTGATGAATCAGTGTTCATCTACTGTCTTGTTGGAGACAGAGCCTA CTGGAAAGATCCTAACAATGAATTCAGGAAGAATCTGAAACTAACAGGAGTGCCTACACTACTTAAATACGGAACA cctCAGAAGTTGGTTgaagaagaatgttttaaaGCAGATCTTGTGCGTATGTTGTTTACTGAAGATTAA
- the MED31 gene encoding mediator of RNA polymerase II transcription subunit 31 has translation MDTDDTGNRLRFQLELEFVQCLANPNYLNFLAQRGYFKDKAFVNYLKYLLYWKEPEYAKYLKYPQCLHMLELLQYEHFRKELVNAQCAKFIDEQQILHWQHYSRKRMRLQQALAEQQQQNNTSVK, from the exons ATGGATACAG ATGATACAGGAAATCGACTTCGGTTCCAGCTGGAGTTGGAGTTTGTTCAGTGCCTAGCAAATCCCAATTATCTCAACT TTCTTGCACAAAGAGGATACTTCAAAGACAAAGCTTTTGTAAACTATCTTAAATATTTACTCTATTGGAAAGAACCTGAATATGCAAAATACTTGAA GTATCCTCAGTGTTTGCATATGTTAGAGCTGCTCCAGTATGAACACTTTCGCAAAGAACTGGTAAATGCTCAGTGTGCTAAGTTTATTGATGAGCAGCAGATTCTTCACTGGCAGCACTATTCACGGAAGAGAATGCGCCTGCAGCAAGCActagcagagcagcagcaacaaaacaacacctctgtaaaatga